A genomic window from Solanum stenotomum isolate F172 chromosome 10, ASM1918654v1, whole genome shotgun sequence includes:
- the LOC125842380 gene encoding autophagy-related protein 8f, whose protein sequence is MAKSSFKQEHDLEKRRAEAARIREKYADRIPVIVEKAEKSDIPNIDKKKYLVPADLTVGQFVYVIRKRIKLSAEKAIFIFIDNVLPPTGAIMSAIYDEKKDDDGFLYVTYSGENTFGGLSEL, encoded by the exons ATGGCTAAGAGCTCATTCAAGCAAGAACATGATCTTG AGAAGAGGCGTGCTGAGGCTGCTAGGATCAGGGAAAAATACGCAGATAGGATTCCG GTGATAGTTGAAAAGGCTGAAAAAAGTGATATTCCTAACATCGATAAGAAAAA GTATCTTGTGCCAGCTGACTTGACAGTTGGGCAATTTGTCTATGTCATTCGTAAAAGAATCAAATTGAGTGCAGAAAAGgcaatattcatatttattgacaATGTGCTACCGCCAACAG GGGCAATCATGTCTGCAATCTACGATGAGAAGAAGGATGATGATGGTTTCCTCTATGTTACCTACAGTGGAGAAAACACATTCGGGGGACTCAGCGAACTGTAG
- the LOC125842464 gene encoding uncharacterized protein LOC125842464, with protein MFINMSKFLVYLLVCISLHACSARPLASVDDKENKILLSSKDITIMTSDTSKTEGRIIMSEDIGKDDGKLMWKKTSIVARNQLDDEENKGNKVEISFHEGAQVKISRRESRLMLESPLSTQHEEEAVNSIEKELVEDVVVMDYAQPHRKPPIHNTKH; from the exons atgttcaTCAATATGTCTAAGTTTCTTGTTTATCTTTTGGTTTGTATTTCTCTTCATGCATGTAGTGCTAGACCACTAGCAAGTGTTGAtgataaagaaaacaaaatactaCTCTCTAGCAAG GATATAACAATTATGACTAGTGACACATCAAAAACAGAAGGAAGAATAATTATGTCTGAAGATATTGGAAAAGATGATGGAAAACTTATGTGGAAAAAGACATCAATTGTTGCACGAAATCAATTAGACGATGAAGAAAATAAAG GAAACAAGGTTGAGATATCGTTTCATGAGGGAGCTCAAGTAAAG ATATCAAGGAGAGAATCGCGGTTGATGCTAGAATCTCCACTGTCAACACAACACGAGGAAGAAGCAGTGAACTCCATTGAAAAGGAACTCGTGGAAGACGTAGTAGTTATGGATTATGCACAACCCCATAGAAAACCACCTATTCACAACACGAAACACTAA